In a genomic window of Sarcophilus harrisii chromosome 4, mSarHar1.11, whole genome shotgun sequence:
- the LOC100922314 gene encoding keratin, type I cytoskeletal 24-like, giving the protein MSCFSRISSQAGGSGCGRASGGGSSFSSSSRCGLGGGSAWGFGGSSSCGLSGGFGSGLGGGFGGGFSSSSMIGGHGGGLGASAGFGGGFYSCAGSRGSGGTASDGGLFSGNEKQTMQSLNDRLASYLDKVHALEGANTDLEIKIREWYDKSGAKNAESKKDYDKYYQTIEDLRNQIIAATIDNAKIIAPIDNARLAVEDFRMKYENELCIRQSMEADINGLHKVLDELNMTTSDLKMQYESLNEELVYLKKNHEEEMNSSQGSNHGDVNVEMNAVPGMDLTKLLNNMRAQYEELAEQNRRKAEEQFRKQSATLQAQISTDAGATDSAKSEILELKRTLQGLEIEFQSLITMQDSLEGTLAETEASYVARLSQMQLQISSLEKQICQIRGEVDCQNAEYEQLLNIKTRLEMEIETYRSLLDGEGNSSRGKGEVSRGLPSADSGTDQSKRESNKTRVTRMMKEDPTSSQGLSSQANYISGMKIK; this is encoded by the exons ATGTCTTGCTTCTCTAGGATTTCTTCCCAGGCTGGAGGCAGCGGTTGTGGCAGAGCGTCTGGTGGTGGAAGTAGCTTCAGCAGTAGCAGCAGATGTGGCTTGGGGGGTGGCTCTGCTTGGGGCTTCGGAGGCTCCAGCAGCTGTGGACTGAGTGGAGGCTTTGGCAGTGGGTTAGGCGGGGGCTTCGGAGGTGGGTTCAGTAGCAGCTCCATGATAGGAGGCCACGGAGGTGGCCTGGGTGCCAGTGCAGGCTTTGGTGGAGGCTTTTACAGTTGTGCTGGCTCCAGGGGCAGTGGAGGAACTGCCAGTGATGGGGGACTTTTCTCTGGAAATGAAAAGCAAACCATGCAGAGCCTCAATGACCGTCTGGCTAGCTACCTAGACAAGGTCCATGCTCTAGAGGGGGCCAACACTGATCTGGAGATCAAGATCAGGGAATGGTATGATAAGTCTGGGGCTAAAAATGCAGAATCTAAGAAAGACTACGACAAATATTATCAAACAATTGAAGACCTAAGAAACCAG aTCATTGCCGCTACCATCGACAACGCCAAGATCATTGCACCTATTGACAATGCTAGGTTGGCTGTTGAAGATTTCAGAATGAA GTATGAAAATGAGCTTTGCATACGGCAGTCTATGGAAGCAGATATAAATGGCCTTCACAAAGTGCTTGATGAGTTGAATATGACCACATCAGACCTGAAAATGCAGTATGAAAGCTTGAATGAAGAGCTGGTTTATCTTAAGAAGAATCATGAAGAG gaaATGAACAGTTCACAGGGGAGTAATCATGGGGATGTGAACGTGGAGATGAATGCTGTTCCAGGAATGGATTTGACCAAACTGTTGAATAACATGAGGGCCCAGTATGAGGAGCTGGCTGAGCAAAACCGCAGGAAAGCAGAAGAGCAGTTCCGTAAGCAA AGTGCAACCTTGCAAGCACAGATCTCCACTGATGCAGGAGCAACCGACTCAGCCAAGAGTGAGATATTGGAACTGAAGCGGACTCTTCAAGGCCTGGAGATTGAATTTCAGTCCCTAATAACCATG CAAGACTCCCTGGAAGGCACCCTtgcagaaactgaagcaagcTATGTGGCCCGGCTCTCCCAAATGCAACTTCAAATCAGCAGCCTGGAGAAACAAATCTGCCAAATTAGAGGAGAGGTAGATTGTCAGAATGCAGAATATGAACAGCTGTTAAACATCAAGACCCGCCTGGAGATGGAAATTGAGACTTACCGCAGCCTGCTTGATGGAGAGGGGAA tagTTCTAGAGGCAAGGGAGAAGTATCAAGAGGTCTACCATCTGCTGACTCGGGCACAGACCAATCAAAGAGAG agtcAAACAAAACCAGAGTGACCAGGATGATGAAAGAGGATCCGACTAGTAGTCAAGGGCTGTCATCTCAAGCTAATTATATTTCtggaatgaaaattaaataa